In Haladaptatus paucihalophilus DX253, the following proteins share a genomic window:
- a CDS encoding GlcG/HbpS family heme-binding protein produces MELFTMESISLSEAKTLIEAAEQRANEIENPMVITVANDEGNLVAQHRMDDAWLASVNISRNKAYTAAALEMPTHELAEASEPGNSLYGLQTTDDNRIVVFGGGYPLERDGEVVGAFGVSGGAVEQDREVAEAGVEEWNRNN; encoded by the coding sequence ATGGAATTATTCACGATGGAATCGATTTCACTTTCCGAGGCGAAGACGCTCATCGAAGCCGCAGAACAGAGAGCGAACGAGATAGAGAATCCGATGGTGATCACGGTTGCGAACGACGAAGGGAACCTCGTCGCCCAACATCGGATGGACGACGCGTGGCTCGCGTCGGTAAACATCTCGCGGAACAAAGCCTACACGGCCGCCGCGCTGGAGATGCCGACGCACGAACTGGCCGAAGCGTCGGAACCGGGGAACTCTCTCTACGGACTCCAGACGACGGACGACAACCGAATCGTCGTCTTCGGCGGCGGTTATCCCCTCGAACGCGACGGCGAGGTCGTCGGTGCGTTCGGCGTTTCCGGCGGCGCAGTCGAACAGGACCGCGAAGTCGCCGAGGCGGGCGTCGAGGAGTGGAACCGGAATAACTGA
- a CDS encoding dipeptide ABC transporter ATP-binding protein, with protein sequence MNGNDADGGSAPLLDVRDLRTEFLTEDGTVVAANDVSFALDSGETMGLVGESGAGKSVTARSLLQLVDSPGEITGGEVVFDGVDLLGLSEPEMRSVRGNKVALIPQDPMSSLNPVLTVGEQIVETILHHQGGNRESAREQAIEVMRDVEIPDAAERFGDYPHEFSGGMRQRVLIAIGLSCKPDLIIADEPTTALDVTTQAKILDLLNELQEEKGMAILMITHNLGVVAQTCDHVGVMYAGNLVETAELDELFDNPQHPYTRGLIDSIPQTDVEYDDLPTLAGSMPDLTDLPSGCNFAPRCEYATEACRTGGNPRLEPAAGTTSRAACIRTDEIDLRQGYTPDESSGERKRIDRSGEPLFAVKNLKKHFPSGDGFFGDLTLTRSDGGMPTLERRAVKAVDGIDFEIYQGETVGLVGESGCGKSTVARTALKLLEPTDGEVYFEGQPIHEMSGSEVRSLRREMQMIFQDPQSSLNPRKTVGQIIGRAMEKHDIATGEEKRERTRELLTRVGLSPDALHKYPHQFSGGQQQRIAIAHALAVEPKLIVCDEPVSALDVSVQAQILNLLDEIQAEYGLSYLFISHNIGVVRHICDRIAVMYLGKIAEFGTVEQVFSAPFHPYTESLLSAVPHANPSRKTDRILLEGSVPSPLNPPSGCPFQTRCPKKIGDVCEQTEPTLEEKEGDSGHQISCHLSVGEMSERRSFVETAESTSDD encoded by the coding sequence ATGAACGGAAACGACGCGGACGGCGGGTCCGCTCCCCTCCTCGACGTTCGAGACCTCAGGACGGAGTTCCTGACGGAGGACGGGACGGTCGTCGCCGCCAACGACGTATCGTTCGCCCTCGATTCGGGCGAGACAATGGGCTTGGTCGGCGAAAGCGGGGCCGGAAAGAGCGTCACCGCGCGCTCGCTGCTCCAACTCGTCGATAGCCCCGGCGAAATCACCGGCGGGGAAGTCGTCTTCGACGGCGTGGACCTGTTGGGACTCTCCGAACCCGAGATGCGGTCCGTTCGCGGGAACAAAGTCGCGCTCATCCCGCAGGACCCCATGTCGTCGCTGAATCCGGTGCTCACGGTCGGCGAACAGATCGTCGAGACGATACTGCACCATCAGGGCGGCAACCGCGAGTCGGCGCGCGAACAGGCCATCGAGGTCATGCGCGACGTGGAAATCCCGGACGCGGCCGAGCGGTTCGGCGACTACCCGCACGAGTTCTCGGGCGGGATGCGCCAGCGCGTGCTCATCGCCATCGGCCTCTCCTGCAAGCCGGACCTGATAATCGCGGACGAGCCGACGACGGCGCTCGACGTGACGACGCAGGCGAAAATCCTCGACCTCCTGAACGAACTCCAGGAGGAAAAGGGGATGGCCATCCTGATGATAACGCACAACCTCGGCGTCGTCGCCCAGACGTGCGACCACGTCGGCGTGATGTACGCGGGGAACCTCGTGGAGACGGCGGAACTCGACGAACTGTTCGACAATCCCCAGCATCCGTACACGCGCGGTCTCATCGACTCGATTCCGCAGACGGACGTGGAGTACGACGACCTACCGACGCTGGCCGGGTCGATGCCGGACCTCACCGACCTGCCCAGCGGCTGTAACTTCGCACCCCGGTGTGAGTACGCGACCGAGGCCTGTCGGACCGGCGGCAATCCCCGGCTCGAACCGGCCGCGGGAACGACGTCGCGTGCGGCGTGTATCCGCACGGACGAAATCGACCTCAGGCAGGGGTACACCCCCGACGAATCGAGCGGCGAGCGAAAACGCATCGACCGGAGCGGCGAACCGCTGTTCGCGGTGAAAAACCTGAAAAAGCACTTCCCGTCCGGCGACGGGTTCTTCGGTGATCTCACGCTCACGCGCTCGGACGGCGGTATGCCGACGCTCGAACGGCGGGCCGTCAAGGCGGTCGACGGCATCGACTTCGAGATTTATCAGGGCGAGACGGTCGGTCTCGTCGGCGAGAGCGGGTGTGGCAAATCGACCGTCGCGCGCACGGCGCTCAAACTCCTCGAACCGACCGACGGCGAGGTGTACTTCGAGGGGCAACCCATCCACGAGATGAGCGGGTCGGAGGTGCGGAGCCTCCGCCGCGAGATGCAGATGATATTCCAAGACCCGCAGAGTTCGCTCAATCCGCGAAAGACCGTGGGTCAAATCATCGGCCGAGCGATGGAGAAACACGACATCGCGACCGGCGAGGAGAAACGGGAGCGAACCCGCGAGTTGCTGACGCGCGTCGGCCTCTCGCCCGACGCGCTCCACAAGTATCCCCACCAGTTCTCGGGCGGGCAACAACAGCGCATCGCCATCGCGCACGCGCTCGCCGTGGAACCGAAACTCATCGTCTGTGACGAACCGGTGTCCGCACTGGACGTGTCCGTACAGGCACAGATTCTGAACCTGCTCGACGAGATTCAGGCGGAGTACGGGCTGTCGTACCTGTTCATCTCACACAACATCGGCGTCGTCCGACACATCTGTGACCGCATCGCCGTGATGTACCTCGGCAAGATAGCCGAGTTCGGCACGGTCGAACAGGTGTTCTCGGCCCCGTTCCACCCCTACACCGAGAGCCTGCTTTCGGCGGTTCCGCACGCCAATCCGTCGCGGAAGACCGACCGCATCCTGCTCGAGGGGAGCGTGCCGAGTCCGCTGAACCCGCCGTCCGGGTGCCCGTTCCAGACTCGGTGTCCGAAGAAAATCGGCGACGTCTGTGAACAAACCGAACCGACGCTGGAGGAAAAAGAGGGAGACAGCGGTCACCAAATCTCCTGTCACCTCTCCGTCGGGGAGATGAGCGAACGACGGTCGTTCGTCGAGACGGCGGAATCGACGTCCGACGACTGA
- a CDS encoding IclR family transcriptional regulator — protein sequence MADSTETGSSRTLKTVTRAFDVIQALEELDGARVTELADHLGMSKSAVYNHLTTLRENKFVVQEGNTYSLSLQFLLLGEYVRNQNKLYSIGKPEIESLADETGEYAHLATEQHGLSVNLYKVRGEKAVGSNYQTSKLQKPDYLHFSATGKSILASLPPERVDAIVDRYGLVRKTENTITDREELDSELEQIRERGYAYNDEEEIEGLKAIGAPVLDRNGRVLGAVSVSGPTNRMNETEYHDMIVEKVTNAANVIEVNINMAEREADHPKFI from the coding sequence ATGGCAGATTCCACCGAAACCGGCTCGTCGCGGACCCTAAAGACGGTCACGCGGGCGTTCGACGTGATTCAGGCGCTGGAGGAGTTGGACGGCGCGCGCGTCACGGAGCTCGCCGACCATCTCGGGATGTCGAAAAGTGCCGTCTACAATCACCTCACGACGCTTCGGGAGAACAAGTTCGTCGTCCAGGAGGGAAACACCTACTCGCTGTCGTTGCAGTTCCTCCTCCTCGGCGAGTACGTTCGCAACCAGAACAAACTGTACAGCATCGGAAAACCCGAAATCGAAAGTTTGGCCGACGAAACGGGGGAGTACGCCCACCTCGCAACCGAACAGCACGGTCTCAGCGTGAACCTGTACAAGGTGCGAGGCGAGAAAGCGGTCGGGAGCAACTATCAGACGAGCAAACTGCAGAAACCGGACTATCTCCACTTCTCGGCGACCGGGAAGTCGATTCTCGCGTCGCTCCCGCCCGAGCGCGTGGACGCCATCGTCGACCGCTACGGACTGGTTCGTAAGACGGAAAACACCATCACCGACCGAGAGGAACTGGATTCGGAACTCGAACAAATCCGAGAGCGAGGGTACGCGTACAACGACGAGGAGGAGATAGAGGGTCTCAAAGCCATCGGCGCGCCGGTACTCGACAGGAACGGTCGCGTTCTCGGGGCGGTGAGCGTTTCCGGTCCAACTAACCGGATGAACGAAACGGAGTATCACGACATGATCGTCGAGAAAGTGACGAACGCGGCGAACGTCATCGAGGTGAACATCAACATGGCGGAGCGCGAGGCGGACCATCCGAAGTTCATCTGA
- a CDS encoding glutathione-independent formaldehyde dehydrogenase, with protein MDAVVYKGEHEVAVEEVEEPEIENPNDVIIDVTTTCICGSDLHMYEGRTAADSGLVFGHEPMGIVDEVGEGVESLSVGDRVSIPFNVACGFCENCENGYTGFCQTVNDTGSVPAGGAYGYVGMGPYKGGQADRMRVPFADFNALKLPDGDEHEDAFALLADIFPTGWHGTELANLQPGESVAIFGGGPVGLMAAYSAKIKGASEIYVVDRVESRLDLAEEHCDATPINFEAGNPVEQIIDEHGGEVDKGVDAVGYQAVDPDKQADDAYDPARENPAVVLNQLIRTVRPTGKLGIIGLYVPEDPGAPDEMAAQGRLGIDFGKLFEKGQRLGTGQCNVKEYNRELRDLIISGRADPSFVVSHRVGLEQAPEMYDRFDDREEGFTKVLLEP; from the coding sequence ATGGATGCCGTAGTTTACAAGGGCGAACACGAGGTCGCCGTGGAGGAAGTCGAGGAACCGGAGATAGAGAACCCCAACGACGTCATCATCGACGTCACGACGACCTGTATCTGCGGCTCCGACCTCCACATGTACGAGGGGCGGACGGCGGCCGACTCCGGCCTCGTCTTCGGGCACGAACCGATGGGCATCGTCGACGAGGTTGGGGAGGGCGTCGAATCCCTCTCGGTCGGCGATCGCGTTTCGATTCCGTTCAACGTCGCGTGTGGATTCTGCGAGAATTGCGAGAACGGGTACACGGGCTTTTGCCAGACCGTGAACGACACCGGGAGCGTACCGGCGGGTGGCGCGTACGGGTACGTCGGCATGGGTCCGTACAAGGGCGGGCAGGCGGACCGCATGCGCGTACCGTTCGCGGACTTTAACGCGCTGAAACTCCCCGACGGCGACGAACACGAGGACGCCTTCGCGTTGCTCGCGGACATCTTCCCGACGGGATGGCACGGGACGGAACTGGCGAACCTCCAACCCGGCGAGTCGGTCGCCATCTTCGGCGGCGGACCGGTCGGACTGATGGCCGCCTACAGCGCCAAAATCAAAGGCGCATCGGAGATTTACGTCGTCGACCGCGTGGAGAGCCGCCTCGACCTCGCCGAGGAACACTGCGATGCGACGCCCATCAACTTCGAAGCGGGCAACCCCGTCGAACAGATAATCGATGAACACGGCGGCGAAGTGGACAAAGGCGTCGATGCGGTCGGCTATCAGGCGGTCGACCCGGACAAACAGGCCGACGATGCGTACGACCCGGCACGGGAGAACCCCGCGGTCGTTCTCAATCAGCTGATCAGGACCGTCCGTCCCACCGGCAAACTCGGAATCATCGGGTTGTACGTCCCGGAGGACCCCGGCGCACCGGACGAGATGGCGGCACAGGGCCGTCTCGGTATCGACTTCGGAAAGCTCTTCGAGAAGGGCCAACGCCTCGGTACCGGCCAATGTAACGTCAAAGAGTACAACCGAGAACTCCGCGACCTCATCATCTCCGGCCGTGCCGACCCCAGTTTCGTGGTCTCTCACCGCGTCGGGTTGGAACAAGCTCCCGAGATGTACGACCGATTCGACGACCGCGAGGAAGGGTTCACGAAAGTGCTGCTCGAACCCTGA
- a CDS encoding ABC transporter substrate-binding protein, producing MPSDSNSRKNENNSDTAGHGRVDRRAFLAATAAGVPVALAGCLGGGDSDDSGGGNGDGNAKMGGTLQWGGAVPVQGLDPHLESAAATNRVLENITEPLIRLAPDYSLKPHLAKDWTTSDDNTKLEFTLQKGVKFHDGSEMTSKDVLATYKRIANGEYLATGFFDFVDSMDNPDDQTFVVQLSEPFAPFLSRMSTGEMHIVPEKQAQKKKIKEPIGTGPYQFESHEVETSFTMTKFDDYWNANDENGPFLDKIVKSEITDPNVRLQSFRAGEYDFVNGVPPKDVESLKNDSSVRFEKQFPKALVYLGLNCNKKPFDDKHARLALDYALDKEKISEAALYGTGKTTATPAAPGSKWVNPDIKPRPRDLDKAREHLKKAGMPDGFSVSFKIPQSYPTQVQGAKVISDQASEVGINLNIQKITWSTWLSDVYSKQNFEATTSSYLALTYPDVSFYKFLHPDGAFFFTGWNNDEYNKLVEKARHMYDEDKRAELYHEATEILHEDRAGHLLLWWQANLYAGSTDYKGKIGTPDGSTLRFDDNWLDG from the coding sequence ATGCCAAGCGATAGCAATAGCCGCAAGAATGAAAATAATAGCGATACGGCCGGTCACGGACGCGTCGACCGCCGGGCGTTCCTCGCCGCGACGGCGGCCGGTGTTCCCGTCGCGCTCGCCGGCTGTCTCGGTGGCGGCGACTCGGACGACTCCGGCGGCGGAAACGGGGACGGAAACGCGAAGATGGGCGGCACGCTCCAGTGGGGCGGTGCCGTGCCCGTGCAGGGACTCGACCCTCACCTCGAAAGCGCAGCCGCGACCAACCGCGTGCTCGAAAACATCACCGAGCCCCTCATCCGGTTGGCTCCCGACTACTCGCTGAAACCCCATCTCGCGAAGGACTGGACGACCTCCGACGACAACACGAAACTGGAGTTCACCCTCCAGAAGGGAGTGAAATTCCACGACGGCAGCGAGATGACGTCCAAAGACGTTCTCGCGACCTACAAGCGGATTGCGAACGGCGAGTACCTCGCCACCGGGTTCTTCGACTTCGTGGACTCGATGGACAACCCCGACGACCAGACGTTCGTCGTGCAGTTGTCCGAACCGTTCGCGCCGTTCCTCTCGCGGATGTCGACCGGGGAGATGCACATCGTCCCCGAGAAACAAGCACAGAAGAAGAAGATCAAGGAACCCATCGGAACGGGGCCGTACCAGTTCGAGAGCCACGAGGTGGAGACGTCGTTCACGATGACGAAGTTCGACGACTACTGGAACGCCAACGACGAGAACGGGCCCTTCCTCGACAAAATCGTCAAGAGCGAGATTACGGACCCCAACGTTCGACTGCAGTCGTTCCGCGCGGGCGAGTACGATTTCGTCAACGGCGTCCCGCCGAAGGACGTCGAATCGCTCAAGAACGATTCGTCCGTCCGCTTCGAAAAGCAGTTCCCGAAGGCGCTCGTCTACCTCGGGTTGAACTGCAACAAGAAGCCGTTCGACGACAAACACGCCCGCCTCGCGCTCGATTACGCGCTCGACAAGGAGAAGATCAGCGAGGCGGCGCTCTACGGCACCGGCAAGACGACGGCGACGCCCGCCGCGCCCGGCAGCAAGTGGGTGAACCCCGACATCAAACCGCGTCCGCGTGACCTCGACAAGGCCAGAGAACACCTGAAGAAGGCGGGCATGCCCGACGGATTCTCGGTTTCGTTCAAGATTCCGCAATCCTACCCGACGCAGGTGCAGGGTGCGAAGGTCATCTCGGACCAAGCGTCCGAGGTCGGCATCAACCTCAACATCCAGAAAATCACGTGGAGTACGTGGCTCTCTGACGTCTACAGCAAGCAGAACTTCGAGGCGACGACCAGTTCGTACCTCGCGCTGACCTACCCGGACGTGTCGTTCTACAAGTTCCTCCACCCCGACGGCGCGTTCTTCTTCACCGGCTGGAACAACGACGAATACAACAAACTCGTCGAGAAGGCCCGCCACATGTACGACGAGGACAAGCGCGCCGAACTGTACCACGAGGCGACCGAAATCCTCCACGAGGACCGCGCGGGGCACCTCCTGCTCTGGTGGCAGGCGAACCTGTACGCCGGTTCGACCGACTACAAAGGAAAAATCGGCACGCCGGACGGCTCGACGCTTCGGTTCGACGACAACTGGCTCGACGGATAA
- a CDS encoding ABC transporter permease, translated as MATSTSNSNSTATSARIERFQRFARQFRNNTKAMIGLVIVVSLVVVAIFAPFIAPYSISHTSVADRTQSPSMDHPFGTDDLGRDIFSRVVMGSRISLKVGFGAITGALLIGTIIGLVSGYYGGIIDELLMRFMDAAMSFPPILLALTLMVVLGPELTNVIIALAFVYTPYIARVARSATLSERNEAYVESAIARGESNSHIIFREVLPNCSAPLLVQGSLNIAFAMLAEASLSFLGLGAQPPTPSWGLMINNGSGFMQTAPWIIIFPGIAIAVTVIGFNLLGDGLRDVLDPKVDSIE; from the coding sequence ATGGCGACCTCGACGTCGAACTCGAATTCGACGGCCACGTCCGCGCGGATAGAACGCTTCCAGCGATTCGCGCGGCAGTTCAGGAACAACACCAAGGCGATGATAGGCCTCGTCATCGTCGTCTCCCTCGTCGTGGTGGCGATTTTCGCGCCGTTCATCGCGCCGTACTCGATTTCACACACGTCGGTCGCCGACCGAACGCAATCGCCGTCGATGGACCACCCGTTCGGAACCGACGACCTCGGCCGTGACATCTTCAGCCGCGTCGTGATGGGCAGTCGGATTTCGCTGAAAGTCGGCTTCGGTGCCATCACCGGCGCGCTCCTCATCGGAACGATAATCGGACTGGTGTCCGGGTACTACGGCGGCATCATCGACGAGTTGCTGATGCGGTTCATGGACGCCGCGATGTCCTTCCCGCCCATCCTGCTCGCGTTGACGTTGATGGTCGTCCTCGGCCCCGAACTCACGAACGTCATCATCGCGCTGGCGTTCGTCTACACGCCGTACATCGCTCGCGTCGCCCGGAGCGCGACGCTCTCGGAGCGAAACGAGGCGTACGTCGAGTCGGCCATCGCCCGCGGCGAGAGCAATTCGCACATCATCTTCCGCGAGGTGCTGCCGAACTGTTCGGCCCCGCTGCTCGTGCAGGGGTCGCTGAACATCGCCTTCGCCATGCTCGCGGAGGCGAGCCTGTCGTTCCTCGGCCTCGGCGCGCAACCGCCGACGCCGTCGTGGGGACTGATGATAAACAACGGGAGCGGGTTCATGCAAACCGCGCCGTGGATCATCATCTTCCCCGGTATCGCCATCGCCGTCACCGTCATCGGGTTCAACCTGCTCGGCGACGGCCTGAGAGACGTGCTCGACCCCAAGGTGGATTCGATAGAATGA
- a CDS encoding ABC transporter permease, which yields MSMSNYLLRRLGFMVLTLLFVTMITFIVTTILPGDVALLILGPNATDKSIQALQAQMGLDKPLYVQYVDWVFGLVQGDMGTSLRFGDPVMALIMEKLPKSLLLAGAATLIAVVLALPLGVIAAVKQNELPDLFASMFGFIGVSIPIFLWGLVFILVFAVWLNIFPTGGYVPPSEDPVGTLTHLVLPASAMGFALTAYIMRMTRSSMLEVMSEEYIKLARSKGMTQRVIVLKHALRNAIIPVITVIAFQFSYAFGGVVVLEQVFFWPGIGRLTLTAIQSRDIPLLQGCIVVVALMYMLSNLAADILYGYFDPRIRYGGDE from the coding sequence ATGTCAATGTCTAATTATCTACTGAGGCGGTTGGGGTTCATGGTGCTAACCCTCCTGTTCGTGACGATGATCACGTTCATCGTGACGACGATTCTTCCGGGGGACGTCGCGTTGCTCATCCTCGGGCCGAACGCCACCGACAAGTCGATTCAGGCGCTCCAAGCACAGATGGGGCTCGACAAGCCGTTGTACGTCCAATACGTGGACTGGGTGTTCGGACTCGTTCAGGGCGACATGGGAACGTCGCTCCGCTTCGGCGACCCGGTCATGGCGCTCATCATGGAGAAACTCCCGAAGTCGCTCCTCCTCGCCGGAGCGGCGACGCTCATCGCGGTCGTCTTGGCGCTGCCGCTCGGCGTCATCGCCGCGGTGAAACAGAACGAGCTTCCGGACCTGTTCGCGTCGATGTTCGGGTTCATCGGCGTCTCCATCCCCATCTTCCTGTGGGGGCTGGTGTTCATCCTCGTCTTCGCCGTCTGGCTGAACATCTTCCCGACGGGGGGCTACGTCCCGCCGAGCGAGGACCCGGTGGGAACGCTGACCCACCTCGTCCTCCCGGCGTCGGCGATGGGATTCGCCCTCACCGCCTACATCATGCGGATGACCCGCTCGTCGATGCTCGAAGTCATGTCCGAAGAGTACATCAAACTGGCGCGCTCGAAGGGGATGACCCAGCGGGTCATCGTCCTCAAGCACGCGCTCCGGAACGCCATCATCCCAGTCATCACGGTCATCGCGTTCCAGTTCAGCTACGCGTTCGGCGGCGTCGTCGTGCTGGAACAGGTATTCTTCTGGCCGGGTATCGGCAGGCTGACGCTGACCGCCATCCAGAGTCGCGACATCCCCCTGTTGCAGGGCTGTATCGTCGTCGTCGCGCTGATGTACATGCTCTCGAACCTCGCGGCCGACATCCTCTACGGCTACTTCGACCCGCGGATTCGCTACGGAGGTGACGAATAA
- a CDS encoding Zn-dependent hydrolase: MQVREQRLRRDIEANAAFGSVAVENGHGRTVLTGTEADREAREYFCERLRDAGLDVRVDGVGNIVGRWTPESADLDAAAVAAGSHLDSVPEGGIFDGPLGVYSALEAVRAMQDAGVEPARPVEVVCFTEEEGQRFDGGLLGSAVAAGEMSLETALALEDESGVTLEAALDDIGFLGEGRVAADEWHAWLELHIEQSERLEDAGIPAGIVTTITGLSRCAIEITGEANHAGSTLMDDRSDALAGASEFVLDVERAARERVEAESDTAVATVGKLDVGPGAPNVIPGRAELTLDVRDIEQESIEYVVDRAKRSLDRIETERDVTTAFERPWNRHPVPMSDRCRTALEAAGETANIDTLSLHSGAAHDTMHVANVTDAGLLFAPSRDGISHNPLEWTEWEDCAASTRVLAGALTRLADADE; encoded by the coding sequence ATGCAGGTACGCGAGCAACGGCTACGACGTGACATCGAGGCCAACGCGGCGTTCGGGTCGGTCGCGGTCGAAAACGGTCACGGTCGAACCGTCCTCACCGGAACCGAGGCGGACAGGGAGGCAAGAGAGTATTTTTGCGAGCGATTGCGGGACGCCGGTCTCGACGTTCGCGTGGACGGCGTTGGAAACATCGTCGGCCGGTGGACGCCCGAGAGCGCGGACCTCGACGCGGCCGCGGTCGCCGCCGGGAGCCACCTCGATTCGGTCCCGGAGGGCGGCATCTTCGACGGCCCGCTCGGTGTCTACTCCGCGCTGGAAGCGGTTCGGGCGATGCAAGACGCGGGCGTCGAACCGGCGCGGCCGGTCGAGGTCGTCTGTTTCACCGAGGAGGAGGGCCAGCGGTTCGACGGCGGGTTGCTCGGTTCCGCCGTCGCCGCCGGGGAGATGAGCCTCGAAACGGCGCTCGCGCTCGAAGACGAATCCGGCGTGACGCTCGAAGCCGCCCTCGACGACATCGGCTTTCTCGGCGAGGGGCGCGTGGCCGCCGACGAGTGGCACGCGTGGCTCGAACTCCACATCGAACAGAGCGAGCGCCTCGAAGACGCGGGTATCCCCGCCGGAATCGTGACGACGATAACGGGACTCTCCCGGTGTGCCATCGAAATCACCGGCGAAGCGAACCACGCGGGATCGACGCTGATGGACGACCGGTCGGACGCCCTTGCGGGGGCGAGCGAGTTCGTTCTCGACGTCGAACGCGCCGCGCGTGAGCGCGTCGAAGCCGAATCGGACACGGCGGTCGCCACCGTCGGCAAACTCGACGTGGGACCGGGCGCACCGAACGTCATTCCGGGACGGGCGGAACTGACCCTCGATGTCCGCGACATCGAACAGGAGTCCATCGAGTACGTCGTGGACCGAGCGAAGCGGAGCCTCGACCGCATCGAAACCGAGCGCGACGTGACGACTGCGTTCGAGCGGCCGTGGAACCGCCACCCCGTTCCGATGAGCGACCGGTGTCGCACCGCGCTGGAAGCCGCCGGGGAGACCGCGAACATCGACACGTTGTCCCTGCACTCGGGTGCCGCCCACGACACCATGCACGTTGCGAATGTCACGGATGCAGGCCTACTTTTCGCCCCGTCACGTGACGGCATTTCACACAATCCGCTGGAGTGGACCGAGTGGGAGGATTGTGCCGCATCGACGCGCGTCCTCGCGGGTGCGCTAACGCGACTCGCCGACGCTGACGAATAA
- a CDS encoding phosphate uptake regulator PhoU: METRKVQITGGSTYTVSLPKGWATENEVSEGSALGIYPDEYTLILTPNHRDEALEGHFDGTGCGGDELVRTVIAMYVSGYDVITVETSRITADDRRAIRTATRTLAGFEVIKERDRTFVVQVLFDSSQFSLTNAVGRMHVIALEMLKDAIRALTERDDALARDVIDRDDDVDRLWFVVSRLFRKTLRTPAAVEELGIPREVCFDLFTGARQLERIADHAAKIGQVSVKLDSVPEPVSTSVVELHEEAERIIETATEALLADDRENAVQLANEARHAVSEVDHRGRAIDDHLRDLGPHQAQQLRLSIDSLSRCADYGGNIAEAALQKAAPRP, from the coding sequence ATGGAGACACGGAAAGTGCAGATCACGGGCGGGTCGACGTACACCGTTTCCCTTCCGAAGGGATGGGCGACGGAGAACGAGGTATCGGAAGGTAGTGCGCTCGGCATCTACCCGGACGAGTACACCCTCATCCTCACGCCGAATCACCGCGACGAAGCCCTCGAAGGGCACTTCGACGGCACCGGTTGCGGCGGTGACGAACTCGTTCGCACTGTGATCGCCATGTACGTGAGCGGGTACGACGTCATCACGGTCGAAACCAGCCGTATCACGGCCGACGATCGGCGCGCCATCCGCACGGCCACGCGGACGCTCGCCGGTTTCGAGGTGATAAAAGAGAGGGACAGAACGTTCGTCGTCCAAGTGCTCTTCGACTCCTCCCAGTTTTCGCTCACCAACGCGGTCGGGCGGATGCACGTCATCGCCCTCGAAATGTTGAAAGACGCGATACGTGCACTCACCGAGCGCGACGACGCTCTCGCGCGGGACGTCATCGACCGCGACGACGACGTCGATAGACTGTGGTTCGTCGTGTCACGACTGTTCCGAAAGACGCTCCGAACGCCCGCCGCGGTCGAGGAACTCGGCATCCCGCGGGAGGTCTGTTTCGACCTCTTCACCGGCGCTCGCCAACTCGAACGCATCGCCGACCACGCGGCGAAAATCGGTCAGGTCTCCGTCAAACTCGATTCTGTCCCCGAACCCGTATCGACGTCGGTCGTGGAACTCCACGAAGAGGCGGAACGCATCATCGAGACCGCCACGGAGGCACTCCTCGCCGACGACCGTGAAAACGCCGTTCAGCTGGCGAACGAGGCTCGCCACGCGGTTTCCGAAGTCGACCATCGTGGCCGCGCTATCGACGATCATCTCCGCGACCTCGGTCCACACCAAGCCCAGCAACTTCGACTGAGCATCGATTCGCTGTCCCGGTGTGCCGACTACGGCGGCAACATCGCCGAGGCGGCGCTCCAAAAGGCCGCCCCGCGGCCGTAG